The genomic stretch ATTACTCTTAAGGAAAAACGGTACAATAGGTTGATAACCGTAATTTCCATTGCGATACCCTTAGTGGTGGCACTTTTGTTTGGCTACAAAATTCCGAACGCAAAGCCGTTGTCTTTTCTTCCCCCGATTTATGCGGGAATCAATGGTTTAACTGCGGTTCTATTGGTTGCTGCCATTATTGCGATAAAAAACGGACGCCAATTGATCCACAGGAGGTTAATGTTGACCAATATAATTTTGTCCGCTTTGTTCTTGGTGATGTACGTGGCATACCATATGACTTCGGAAACAACCGTTTTTGGCGGCGAGGGCCCCATAAAATTTATTTATTACTTTATTTTGATGACACATATCGTGTTGTCCATATCCGTAATACCATTGGTGCTGATTACGTATTCCAAAGTGTACCTTGACGATTTTGAAAGCCATAGGCAATGGGCCAAGTACACCTTTCCCATTTGGTTGTACGTTGCGGTCACAGGTGTTTTGGTCTATGTTATGATTTCGCCCTATTACCCCTATTAATTTTCCATGAAGACTAGATTTCTCATCATATTGTTCATAATGTTCATCATACCAACGATGTCGGAGGCACAATGTGCCATGTGCCGAGCGGTGGTAGAGAGCGAGTCCGATGGAAAAACCGCCGAGGCCATCAATAACGGTATCGTTTACCTTATGGCCGTGCCCTATGTGCTTGTCGGGGGGCTTTTCTATTTTATTTATCGGAAAATGAGGGGTTGAAAAGTCATTTTTGACAAGGATTTTTTGCTCGGACTGTAACATTTTATGATTTTGATAGTCATATTGATGTACGCTTGCGTAAATCATCAATCAAAATCGCTAACCTATGTTCGACCTGGAACGGTGGCAAGAAATATTTGACACCATACGAAAGAACAAACTCCGTACCTTTTTAACAGGGCTTTCCGTAGCCTCGGGCATCTTCATTCTGGTTATTTTATTGGGTTTTGGGCAAGGTATGCGCAACGGCATCGAAAACGAGTTCAAACAAGACGCATCTACCAGTGTATGGGTCTGGCCGGGCGTTACCTCCAAAGAGTATAAAGGGCTCAATCCGGGAAGGAGAATCCAGCTTGTAAACGAAAATTATGATAGGGCAAGCGCCATGTTCAAAGAAGACATTGAACGTGGTTCGGCCAGGATATTTGTAAGGGGCGTCAATGTCAATTACGGGAAGGAAGCGCTAATCTACGGAATTCAGGGCGTAGCATCCGATTTTCAATTTATTGAGAACGCCGATATGGTCGAGGGGAGGTTCATCAACTACCAAGATGAGGTTTCCAATGGCAAAGTCGCCATCATAGGGAACAAAATAAAAAAAGATGTTTTTAATGATGTTGCGACCCCGATCGGGGAATTTATAGACATTTCCGGTATTCCTTTTAAAGTGATCGGGGTGTTCAAGGAAATGGAAGAACGTGAAGAGGAACGCATCTATATACCCATAACCACGGCCCAACGGACGTTTAATGGGGGGAACAGGCTCAATAATATGTCCTTTACCCTGCCACCTGTCGAGAACTTTGATGAAGCCGTTGCACAATCCATCGATTTTAAAAATGGACTACGTGAGTATTTACAACAGACCCATACCATTGCCCCAGATGATACCGGGGCTATAGAAGTTTGGAGTGCCATGGAAGAGGCCAAACGATATTATGGGCTTACCAATAACATAAAACTTTTCTTTTGGTTCGTAGGAGTTTGTACCATTATAGCTGGAGTGGTCGGCGTAAGCAATATTATGATGATCGTAGTAAAAGAACGCACTCGAGAAATAGGGATACGAAAAGCACTTGGGGCAAAACCATGGTCCATTATCGGTATGATATTGCACGAAGCCATATTTGTTACCGCAATTTCCGGTTTTGGAGGACTCATTTTTAGCATGGCACTTTTGGAAATAGTGGGTCCCAATATTGAAGTGGACTATATTATGAACCCCTCCGTGAACTTTAATGTGGCCTTTTCCACGGTATTGGTTTTGATAGTTGCCGGGACCTTGGCCGGTTTTGTGCCTGCCTACCGCGCAGCAAGAGTCAAAGTAATAGAATCGCTTAGGGACGAATAACCATATCCGATATGTTCAATAAAGATAGATGGCGGGAAATAATCGAGGTGCTCACAACCAATGTGTGGCGTACCATATTTACGGCTTTTGGTGTGTGTTGGGGTATTTTTATTCTTATTGTCCTCTTGGCGGCGGGCAAAGGATTGGAGAACGGCATTAAACAAGATTTTGGGAACATCGCCACCAACACCATGTTTATGTGGACCCGTGCCACCACCAAGGGTTACGAAGGACTGCCCAAGGGGCGAAGTTTTGAATTCAAGATCAGCGATGTGCAAGCGCTACGTGATAATGTGCCCAACCTCCGTTTTATATCCCCACGTAACCAATTGGGAGGCTTTGGCGGCAACAACAACGTTGTTCGCGGCATTAGAACCGGTGCTTACAATGTGTATGGTGACTATCCCGAGATCATCAACCAAGACCCCATGGCGGTCACAGCAGGAAGGTTCTTGAACTATAACGATATCAGGGAAAAACGAAAGGTGGCCGTAATTGGTCAAGGGGTAAAGAACGATTTGTACGATAAGGACGAGGATGCACTGGGAACCTACATTAAAATTCAAGGGGTGAACTTTATGGTGATCGGTACCTATAAAAAAAATAATAGTGGCGGGGGCGAAGAGGGTCAAAAAGAAATATTTGTGCCCTTTACCTCGTTCTCCCAAGCTTTTAACCGAGGAGAAGATGTGGGTTGGATGGCCATTACCGCAAACGATGGCAGTTCCATATCACAACTCAAGGACAATATCGTGGATTTGATGAAGGAGAGGCACAAGGTACACCCGGAAGATAACCGGGCCGTTGGGTATTTTGATCTCTACGAGCAATACAATCGGGTAGAAAGCCTTTTTGGAGCG from Flagellimonas oceani encodes the following:
- a CDS encoding DUF420 domain-containing protein is translated as MTEEITLKEKRYNRLITVISIAIPLVVALLFGYKIPNAKPLSFLPPIYAGINGLTAVLLVAAIIAIKNGRQLIHRRLMLTNIILSALFLVMYVAYHMTSETTVFGGEGPIKFIYYFILMTHIVLSISVIPLVLITYSKVYLDDFESHRQWAKYTFPIWLYVAVTGVLVYVMISPYYPY
- a CDS encoding ABC transporter permease, with translation MFDLERWQEIFDTIRKNKLRTFLTGLSVASGIFILVILLGFGQGMRNGIENEFKQDASTSVWVWPGVTSKEYKGLNPGRRIQLVNENYDRASAMFKEDIERGSARIFVRGVNVNYGKEALIYGIQGVASDFQFIENADMVEGRFINYQDEVSNGKVAIIGNKIKKDVFNDVATPIGEFIDISGIPFKVIGVFKEMEEREEERIYIPITTAQRTFNGGNRLNNMSFTLPPVENFDEAVAQSIDFKNGLREYLQQTHTIAPDDTGAIEVWSAMEEAKRYYGLTNNIKLFFWFVGVCTIIAGVVGVSNIMMIVVKERTREIGIRKALGAKPWSIIGMILHEAIFVTAISGFGGLIFSMALLEIVGPNIEVDYIMNPSVNFNVAFSTVLVLIVAGTLAGFVPAYRAARVKVIESLRDE
- a CDS encoding ABC transporter permease, producing MFNKDRWREIIEVLTTNVWRTIFTAFGVCWGIFILIVLLAAGKGLENGIKQDFGNIATNTMFMWTRATTKGYEGLPKGRSFEFKISDVQALRDNVPNLRFISPRNQLGGFGGNNNVVRGIRTGAYNVYGDYPEIINQDPMAVTAGRFLNYNDIREKRKVAVIGQGVKNDLYDKDEDALGTYIKIQGVNFMVIGTYKKNNSGGGEEGQKEIFVPFTSFSQAFNRGEDVGWMAITANDGSSISQLKDNIVDLMKERHKVHPEDNRAVGYFDLYEQYNRVESLFGALKAVAYIVGIMVLLSGIIGVSNIMLIVVKERTKEIGIRRALGEQPWSIKKQILMESIFLTLISGMVGIIFGSLVIFGINSLLDSVGPVDMFMSPSVSVGVVTGALTILMVSGLLAGFIPAQSAIRVRPIEALRTE